In Periophthalmus magnuspinnatus isolate fPerMag1 chromosome 9, fPerMag1.2.pri, whole genome shotgun sequence, the sequence GTtgttttaacattaaaaaaattaatccCTAAATTAATTTTGCTAACATGAACCAATATATCATTTTCTAGCATAAAAAATGGGGGTTAAAATGGTGACTCTCCTTTGGATGGTGATTGGTGTATTGTTCCTGCTGACTGTTGTAACGTCTAAACCGGTAAGTTGAATTTGACAGAACTTGAAGTAGCATTAGCTGGTACTGGCACAAGACGGTTTTAGTTTGAATCTGGAAAACCTCAAATGTGCTCTGTGGTTGGACATTAGATCCAACTCTGCTGAACAACAAATGTCAGTTTTTGAAATTTCataagatgttttattattattattattattattattgatatgaATGGTGCCTATTGTCACTTCCCCCAACTTCACAAGCAGTATGCATGTAAAGCAAACTATAGAATTTATTATTGATTGCCTAAATGTTTTTCATAACTCTCCTTGAGCACTTGATATATGTGATGTATGTGAAATTCAACCAATCATCTGGAGGGTAGCTGGGTCAATccttaaataaaatgttcttttttttcgaTTTCCAGATGTCTTTGAACACAGCAGCAGATGAGTCCGACTCTGTTGAAGTAAGCTCCTCTGAAGAATCTGCAGTTAAAGAGGCTGAAGAGGCTGAAGAAGCGGAGGAATCGGATCTCTCAGAGGCGGCTGCGACCGAACCCACCGCCACAGTAGCCCCCAATATCGTGGAACCAACCAACCCGCCTGCCACCATCGCCCTGCCTGCAGCCATAGACATCACCTCTTTTCCTTCTGACACCATGGACCCTCAAACATCCACGGATGGAGTGCAGATGCTTCCGGAAGAACCATCCCAATCCTCTCTCGGTGTTGATGTTTCTCAAGGAGTGCCCGCCACTGACCCTCCCCTCAGTGATCCCAATGTTAAGGGCCAGGTTCCGGACCAGCTTTCTCCAAACATGGACACTGCTGTGGAAGTTGCTACAGATTTGCCATCACAAGCCAAACATGTGCAACAAGAAGGGCAACAAGAAGGGCAACAAGAAGTGCTCCCAAGTGTAGCCACTCCGCATCCTCAAACTGTTAAGAAGGCTTCTCGTATGGCTGTGGTTAAACCGGTGCCTGTGTATGTCAATCCTGGGGTTCCTGTTTGCTTCACGTTTCAGTATGCGCAGTATGCAGTTCCACACTATGACCAACCAAGAGGAGACAGTTATTGAAtataatgcttttgtttttgaatgtgtATACTTTTAACTTGACATTGTTGGGCCCTATGTGTATGGTTTTCTATGACTAGCTCTATAGGCTAGAGAAGTTGATCAATAAAGGTGTATCCATGTTCTCAACAAACTAAGTCATTAGTTTGATCATCATAGTTGTAACTAAAATGGAATACTTAAACTGTATGGATCAGCTACTGAACCTCACAAAGTGTCATGTTTGCACATCCAGTTTGACATTGTTTGCATGCGCTTTGATTTTAAATATGCACAGTATGTCATTTTTGCATCTTTTTTTGCATTGAGTAGATTTAGGGGACAACTTTCTGCACAGGCTGTGGAGAGgctatacaaaaatattttccaACCTTTTAATTAGACTTACTTACTACTAAATCACCTTAATTTTGCTTGATTTAAATTGAAGAGCCTTTTCAGTCACTGTCATATAGacaatgtattgttttgaaaatgttaatgttatacATTGTGTGACTGAAATCAAGTTTTTACATTTCATCGTATCTGTCCATTTTCTTTGATTATTCtcaaaatcaaatgtaattttgtgtgtttgagttgccaaataaatttaaaacaaactgagtTGATATAACAATCTGGGTTTGGAAATGTTTAAACATTAACCTTCTGGTATTGTTTAAAAAGTTTTGGTTCAttagctttttatttttagcaatgTCTGCGCTAAATTTTGGTATAAAAGTTTGACACATTTTGATTCTTTAAAGGCAATTTCCAGTCATAAAAGGACCAACATTTGaggtgacaaaaacacaaaattccataTGTTTCCAATATAAATGCAAAGCAGATGATTCTGTTTTCTTACAGCCTGGGGCAGGTCAGTGATTGTCACTGAtatttttttgtgcattattcttTTCTGTGAAATACTATCGTAGTACATTTGGACATCCATAAAATGTTTTACGAATGAGCCCAAAGAAAATTGAATAATTGTCAGTTACTTCTGGCctaaatatttacataaaatattaatatagttttaaatattttaaccccttaatttttttttttgttttgccatttttgttttgaatcaaCCCTGATTTGAGTTGAAAATTACACAAATTATAATTGCTTTCCAGAATGTGAAATGCAAAGCAGATGATTTTGAGGTATTTTATTGCAGCCTGGAGGGCAGGTCAATAAGTGGAAGCAACAGCAGTTTTGGTGCATTGTAATTTTTTGTGTATTATCAAATACTCATGTTTGTATCATTGAGGGGATAAAATGCACCATTTACACCTATTCaaactgcagttttttttatttccctcCCATGCAAACATAATACATGCATGTTTAGGCTCTGACTGAAAAGTGATGATATTTACTGCTCTCCATCAGATGATACATTTTCCAGACTATGGCAAAAAACAGATTTTCTCCTTTGGAATGCTTTATAATCATTGGGACCTCTCATTAAGTAGTGTTGCCAGCTACTGGtcattgatgtttatttattgtgttttttttcttgccagaaattattcttaattataaaGATCTATCAGTGAAgatgagtttgtgttttttgtgatttCCCCCCGATTTGACAGCCACAGCATTTAGTTTTTATcaagaaatgattaaaaaaataataataattaaaaaaatgcgGCAAAATGTTAAATTTACATAGGCCCTGTCACAGTCAGACGCCTCTAGGAATTAGATAGAAGCTACTGACAGTGACTTAATTGTACAAATTTGAGTTTTTCAGAAAAATATTGTTAATTTCAGTGTTTACATTACACTTAGGacttttttgtgttatatttttgtattaattatcgatttattatttatgtactaGGGGATTTCAAGGGGCTGTACttaatttttactttcttaaaaccgtgaaaaacagaactaacttattttaaacagtctgcAGTGGTTAAAAAATATTCATCACTTACCTTACTGTGACCATGCATATGCTCAATAGAATGAGACTTTCCTCTGCGCGCTTATTAGTTTGAGCTCTTGCGGCCCCCGTATGCTACGTCAGAAGTAAACACACGGAAGCTAACTGAGCTAGCTTCTAATCCGGTGTAGTAGCGATCAAAATGGCTTTTACGCTTTATTCGCTGATTCAGGCTGCCATTCTTTGTGTAAACGCCGTCGCTGTACTTCACGAGGAAAGatttttgagtaaaagtaaGTCACTTTTGTTGTAAAGATGATTTGTATCTGCTGTAACCTCAATCAACGCTAATGGCTACTATTTGGGTGACCATTCTTATGATTTAAATATTATGACAATTGGTGGGTTAACTTCACAGAATGCATGCAAATTTTGCTCAGCAGGTATTTCCATATGATCGGATAAATATAGCAGAATGGATATTTGCTTGTTTACTTGATTGGCCTGTACAATGAGTGACTGACTGGTGAGATAACCTGTTGGTTATAACAAAGTCTTACTTCACAGTTGGCTGGGGAGTGGACCAGGGAGTTGGGGGCTTCGGTGATGAACCAGGAATCAAAACACAGATGATGAACCTGATCCGCTCTGTCAGAACTGTCATGAGAGgtgagcagtggtggatgaagaaCTCAAtgtagttacttaagtaaaagtgcagatacagaggtaaaaacatagtcaagtaaaagtatcacatgaaaaaaaaaaactatagtaaaagtattaaattacccatttaaaaatgtactttaagagtaaaaagtaacagtatttcatacaagtgttgttaattcgTTAAAGTgctaaatgtagtgatattgaataaaaatgatacatattttagtCAACAATTTCAACACAAATCATTCTTATGAATTTTGGGTATTTATTTGTGATTGTACATTTAGTGAGGATGTTACCAcagacatggtaaaaataacccctcaaatcgtatgacaagtactttttacttttcagtctagttaaaaaaatgtagtggagtaaaaagtagatatctgctttcaaatgtagtgaagtaaaaggaaaaagtatccactgcaaaatgtacttaagtaaagtacagatgcctaaaaattATACTTAAGTTACGTTGGCAAAAGATACAAGTAGAGAAACTTTATTTCTCCCACAATGGTGAGTGatgcaaagtaaaaacaaaaagcgAAATCATTTGTAAAATCAAAAGGCCTGTGCAATTAATAACATTTAATCCAGATTTAGAGTAAGTCCTTTTCTTAATATCAGTTAAGgcttttgatttttttgattttttattttgcatacgtctacagccaatcctgtaAGTAGaggtgttgtcacaatactaaaatttcagtcTGTACTTGATATGCAATACCGATTCTGCTGCCACAatgtaaaaacactctttctttagacaataatgtgatttccaacattaaattatttactttcttttatattaccatgcggtCTCATATCTGTAACCCATCAGTTGtctaggtaggttccatagtggtccatagcaTATACTAGTCCCTGTGGTCTTAAACCTGTTCGggtcatgcaaaaaaaaatattattgaaaGTCATTATTTGctgttaataaaatgtaatagaaATTTCAGATTGATCAGTACAaggaaaataatacaataataaatccTTTGCCATATCTTCTAGCCCTAATAAAtccaaaatcaaaattatgaAGGATAAAGACTTTGCATAAGACTGAAATACTAAATGGGATAGAATAATAAGgatgataaaataatatatagttAAAACTGCAAGGGTACAATTCTTTACAGCAAGTAACTATGGTGAAATACAAGTGCAAGAAAATATTAAGACATGTCAAGGGTTCCTTTCTTAATTTTTACAAAAATCTGTTCTGTTGCTAATTTAAATAGCATTGTGTTTCCCTTTCAGTGCCTTTGATCGGCGTAAACTCTATCTGTATCGTGCTGTTACTTCTGTTTGGATGAAGAGGAGTGATGACAAGTGAAGAGTGGATGGCTGACCACGGTGAATACAACGAACTTCGTTATATACATGACGACAATGAATGTTTGGAATAgtaatttaaatacaaatattaaagacaaaaataaatgcttttgatAGAACTGTTATACACTGGacaatcttttggatctgtaaATAATATTATACTGTTGATTATTAAAGCTTATTTCAACTTTATAATTGTGTATTTGTCGTAAGCTGGCGTCTAATTTATAAAGTTCTGAGTTTGTGGACCAGACCACACATTTCATgtctagttgttttttttatagtacAATCAGCTTAACATTATCCTACAGCCCTGTTAAGTTGTTGCATATTCAATTAATCAGTCGATAGCCaaatgaccaaaatatgtattagttgcttaatcattttaattagaTTATAAGGACTATAAGGATATTGGATTGCAAAATATACTGTaaaattaaactcatgattcacaagtttaatgtcCTTACATAAATACATGGTTTCCTTGTACTTTTGTCTGAACTCCAGAGCaagtgtagtcttgtgagtgcagtttgggaaGGTACttagagatacgtaatagttttgagagcttttgccacacctcCTTTTTAGTCAACTGATCGATAAACaagacatgtctttagttgtATACAGCCCCACATAAGATGAATATTGCTATTCTTTGGACATTCAGGAAATATATTGCTAACATGTTATCTATACATGTGTATCAGGCAAACAAATTTCACTGTCattaacaaaacacataaattctttatttttacaaccaGTTCTGCAATagattgatttgattttgacatATAATTTACAATGCCATAAATGTTGAAGTTGTTTAAACATTGAACTATAGCTCATCTATCTTAAAGTCTATCGCACATAGTTCTTCGGGTACAGTTTGAAGAGTTTTCCatcttgtgttggttcaaatCCATATTTGTCCAGCTGCTCTTTGCTGAAAGCTCCAGATTCAAAGTCTTTCTTGATCTGAGGGGCCACAGCTTCGTCAAACAGGCTCTGTGCTGAGAGGGGCGGCTCTGTTCCTCTAGGAGCGCGGTAGGACACGTATGGTCGCAGTTTAAATTCTTCCAAATTTGGGACCACAAACTCGGGAATCATCTCCCGTATGGACAGAAACTTTTTGCTGGAAAGATTACGTCCAGTCGGTCTAGATCCTCTGCCTTTGTTGTGAGTCCTTGAACCACGTTTGCTGGTGAACTCGGACATCCGGTCAGCTCCTCGCACAATTCCACGCAACAATGTGGATAAGACGCCCATTGTTTCTGAAGAGTGGAacctgtaaaaataataatgttagtATTGCAAATAGAAATGAAGCCCTTTTAATCTagtttaaatgtgtgaaaagtAAGTAACCATTgtaaaaatctacaaatgtaCTAAATGAATACTGCAACTTTAAACAAAGTTATGGTTTGTACAATTAGCACCTGGTAGCACAGTTCCAGCATTCATAGAGGTTATTCAGCTGTTTCTATAGTGGCtttaattataaatgtaaatgttgtagCATCTAAGAAGAACCTACAGAATTAGGACAACTGAAACTAATGGCAAGTCAGTGGTTAACAATTAATCCAACATAATTTTTAGAGGTAACAATGAATGCATTAATCAAATGTGTACAGTACGTGTATAATCAGGGAGGCAGAATTTTAGACACTATTTTAACCCTGCacaatgtaacctttctggtggagggctaGACATCTGCTTTCCTCCATGAAGAGAATCAAGTGATGGTTGATGCCAAGGGctagttacacgtcagatctgtgcagaggcaactctattcacagtaagaatgcatgattttcaaaGTTTCTttagattaatgccatactgtggaacattccaggcaaagaaataacatctccatggagacaaacaggtatccctcaccagaaaagttacacagtgcaccttaagGATGGCTTAAAACGAATGATAAAACAGGATTGGCTTCCAAAATACGTTCATTAAGTTTTCTGCAGCACAATCCTAATACAGcatagtaatttttttttcagttacagtTATTTTTATAGATCAATGTAGCTAACACATCGGTTAGCTAACAACCACAATATAATATGCCGCATTTACGTCCGTGTTTAGTCTTTTggaaaaacaagaacaacaacaacagcgcaAATGGGCACGGTCGCTAAATTGGTATCCCCACAAGAACTTTATCTTCATCCATTTTGAGCTAAATTTGCTATAAAAAGATTTGTCTCACCTTGAACGGCTCCTGGTGCTGGTAATGTGGTTGACTCCCCACAATCGGAGCTGATAATTGGTCGAAAGGAATAGCAGTCCACCAATAAAAAAACGAGATACTCACACAACTCTGCCCCTGTATGTGTAAAGAAGTCGGAGTTAGCGGAACTTAAGGGAgtttttcttcaaaataaaacgaatattgttaaaatattcaaGGAAAACCTTTATTATTCTCACGAAGGGGGCATATAAtatccaaaaatataaaaaaagtcaTCATATTAAAAACTACATTATATTCGCTCAAAATTGGATTGATAAAATCCCCTAAGTAATTACTcatttgtgtacattttgtaaacattacaactttacttttattttgacagggCGAATAGTAACGGTTGCCTAGGTAATTACGTGGACTTTACGCTACTACGCGGCATGTATACACAAAAAGTTTGACAAATAAAGGTACGTGATCAGTGTTTTTTGCTTATTTAACTATGGAAAAACGCGTCTTAATTAGTAGTTGTTGATTCCTCTCATGATTTGTGTCTGCTGTTAAACTAAACGATTGCTCTTGGTCGCTTTCGATTGCATGTTGACAATGTGCAGAGGGATGAAAGGGGAGACCTCGGGTAAGGTCACCAATCGCTGATTTATTTTGGTCCACCTACAACTTTTACAGTAAATTTAGCGTTAGATTTTAGAAAGCACCATGTGTCCATTcgcttttaatgtttctttttgcATCTTGGTTATTAAAAGACGCCTCCTTGTATGTTTACAAAAAGAGGGTATTGACCTACTGT encodes:
- the LOC129456518 gene encoding uncharacterized protein LOC129456518; the protein is MGVKMVTLLWMVIGVLFLLTVVTSKPMSLNTAADESDSVEVSSSEESAVKEAEEAEEAEESDLSEAAATEPTATVAPNIVEPTNPPATIALPAAIDITSFPSDTMDPQTSTDGVQMLPEEPSQSSLGVDVSQGVPATDPPLSDPNVKGQVPDQLSPNMDTAVEVATDLPSQAKHVQQEGQQEGQQEVLPSVATPHPQTVKKASRMAVVKPVPVYVNPGVPVCFTFQYAQYAVPHYDQPRGDSY
- the LOC117376551 gene encoding immediate early response 3-interacting protein 1, yielding MAFTLYSLIQAAILCVNAVAVLHEERFLSKIGWGVDQGVGGFGDEPGIKTQMMNLIRSVRTVMRVPLIGVNSICIVLLLLFG
- the mrpl41 gene encoding 39S ribosomal protein L41, mitochondrial, whose protein sequence is MGVLSTLLRGIVRGADRMSEFTSKRGSRTHNKGRGSRPTGRNLSSKKFLSIREMIPEFVVPNLEEFKLRPYVSYRAPRGTEPPLSAQSLFDEAVAPQIKKDFESGAFSKEQLDKYGFEPTQDGKLFKLYPKNYVR